A part of Drosophila ananassae strain 14024-0371.13 chromosome 2R, ASM1763931v2, whole genome shotgun sequence genomic DNA contains:
- the LOC26513994 gene encoding iodotyrosine deiodinase 1 codes for MEVETLIGSSKILKYWASLLIGLVLFFSIKYFIKNPKRKPQKKYTLDNEEDIEVEETDELQPALEEKPHLPFVAGINLNPNGAERFYRLVQGRRSIRSFRSQSIPDLSIIEDCIRAAGTAPSGAHTEPWTFCVVENSEVKQSIREIVEQEELMNYSQRMHPQWVTDLRPLQTNHIKEYLTVAPYLILIFKQTYGLSPDGRRKRHYYNEISTSIAGGILLCALQAAGLASLVTTPLNCGPALRTLLQRPVNEKLLILLAVGYPAEDCKVPDLQRKELSKIMVKY; via the exons ATGGAAGTGGAAACGCTGATCGGCAGCTCCAAGATACTCAAATATTGGGCAAGTCTTTTGATAGGATTGGTGCTCTTTTTCtccataaaatatttcattaaaaatcccaaaagaaaacctcaaaaaaaatatacgcTAGACAATGAAGAGGATATAGAAG TTGAAGAAACCGATGAACTTCAGCCCGCCTTGGAAGAGAAGCCCCACCTTCCGTTTGTGGCCGGAATAAACCTTAATCCGAATGGAGCTGAACGATTCTACAGATTAGTTCAGGGACGTCGCAGTATTCGCTCCTTTAGGAGCCAGTCCATACCAGATCTGAGCATTATAGAGGACTGTATCCGGGCAGCGGGAACAGCTCCCAGTGGTGCCCATACGGAACCTTGGACATTCTGCGTTGTGGAAAACTCGGAAGTGAAACAATCCATCCGCGAAATCGTAGAACAGGAGGAGCTGATGAACTACAGCCAGCGGATGCATCCGCAGTGGGTCACGGATCTACGCCCCCTGCAAACCAATCACATTAAAGAGTACCTCACTGTTGCTCCATATCTGATACTGATCTTCAAGCAAACCTATGGCTTATCCCCGGATGGACGTCGAAAGAGGCACTACTACAACGAGATATCCACGTCCATAGCCGGAGGTATTCTTCTGTGCGCCCTCCAGGCTGCTGGGCTAGCTTCCCTAGTCACGACTCCCTTGAACTGCGGCCCTGCTTTGAGAACCCTGCTCCAGCGACCGGTGAACGAGAAACTACTCATCCTTCTGGCAGTCGGGTATCCTGCCGAGGACTGCAAAGTTCCAGACTTACAGCGAAAAGAATTGTCCAAAATAATGGTCAAATATTGA